From one Drosophila subpulchrella strain 33 F10 #4 breed RU33 chromosome 3L, RU_Dsub_v1.1 Primary Assembly, whole genome shotgun sequence genomic stretch:
- the LOC119553919 gene encoding unconventional myosin IC isoform X4 — translation METGLHERDRAGVQDFVLLENYQDEGAFIENLKKRFQENLIYTYIGQVLVSVNPYKQLPIYTADHVKAYRNKHFYEMPPHIFAVTDNAFRSLIEENRGQCVLISGESGSGKTEASKKVLQFIAACSGNQTTVEGVKDRLLKSNPVLEAFGNAKTNRNDNSSRFGKYMDIQFDFKGAPIGGNILNYLLEKSRVVAQMGGERNFHIFYQLLAGADEDLLQELRLERALDKYSYLTDGLNGSVTSIDDADSFKQVQQALSVIDFSQEEQREIFGIVASILHLGNVAFNEVEGNAKVNSRDLVVTAARLLGVNASELEAALTHRTIDARGDVVTSPLNHELAIYARDALAKAVYDRLFSWLVQRLNISLQAKETRGARNNVMGILDIYGFEIFQKNSFEQFCINFCNEKLQQLFIELTLKSEQDEYRREGIEWIPVEYFDNKVICNLIEEKHKGIISILDEECLRPGEPTDKTFLEKLTQKLAQHHHYVCHEKAPAHIKKIMLRDEFRLVHYAGEVTYSVNGFLDKNNDLLFRDLKETLSKAGNGIVRSCFPEKELRSLKRPETAITQFRASLNNLMDILMCKEPSYIRCIKPNDLQTATVFNDELVLHQVKYLGLMENLRVRRAGFAYRRTYDLFLERYKSLSKSTWPNYKGPGGPKAGVQQLVKDLGWDEEKYRVGETKLFIRWPRTLFDTEDAYQEKKHQIAAIIQAHWKGLVQRRKYLKLRAQVIILQSYCRRKLAQQAAKKRREAADKIRAFIKGFITRNDAPNGFNEEFIANAKRMWLLRLAKELPTKVLDKSWPHAPGHCVEASGILHRLHRLHLARIYRLKLTAQQKRQFELKVLAEKVFKDKKNNYPSSVSSWFQEDRIPKEHIQRVNDFVASTFGSEQLKYQSFCTKFDRHGYKSRDRFILLSNKAVYVLDGKTYKQKHRLPLEKIDFTLTNHNDDLMVIRIPLELKKDKGDLILIIPHLIEFSTYIIDTVGTASIVSIVDRDSVQHNVVKGKGGVIDIQTGAEPGVVRDKGHLVIIGTQ, via the exons ATGGAGACGGGTTTGCACGAAAGAGATCGTGCTGGAGTGCAGGACTTTGTGCTTTTGGAAAACTACCAGGACGAAGGTGCCTTCATTGAGAACTTGAAAAAGCGTTTCCAGGAGAACCTGATTTAT ACCTACATTGGCCAGGTGCTAGTCTCCGTGAATCCCTACAAGCAGCTGCCCATTTATACGGCTGACCATGTCAAGGCGTACAGGAACAAGCACTTCTACGAGATGCCCCCACACAT CTTCGCGGTGACCGACAATGCCTTCCGCTCGCTGATCGAGGAGAACCGTGGCCAGTGTGTTCTGATCTCCGGCGAGAGTGGTTCAGGCAAGACTGAGGCTTCCAAGAAGGTGCTGCAGTTCATAGCCGCCTGCTCCGGCAACCAGACGACTGTCGAGGGTGTAAAGGATCGTCTGCTGAAGAGTAATCCTGTCCTGGAAGCTTTCGGAAATGCCAAGACGAACAGGAACGACAACTCCTCCCGCTTTGGCAAGTACATGGACATCCAATTCGACTTCAAGGGAGCTCCCATCGGAGGTAACATCCTCAACTATCTGCTGGAGAAGTCGCGAGTGGTGGCCCAAATGGGTGGCGAGCGCAACTTCCACATCTTCTATCAACTGCTGGCCGGCGCCGATGAGGATCTTCTGCAGGAACTGCGTCTGGAGCGGGCTCTGGACAAATATAGCTACCTGACAGATGGG CTCAATGGCAGTGTGACGAGCATCGACGATGCGGATAGCTTCAAGCAGGTGCAGCAGGCCTTGAGTGTGATCGACTTCAGCCAGGAGGAGCAGCGCGAGATCTTCGGAATTGTGGCGAGTATCCTGCACCTGGGCAACGTCGCTTTCAACGAGGTGGAGGGCAATGCCAAGGTGAACAGCAGGGATCTGGTGGTCACCGCCGCTCGCTTGCTGGGCGTGAATGCCAGCGAACTGGAGGCCGCTTTGACGCACCGCACCATCGATGCTCGTGGGGATGTGGTCACTTCGCCACTCAACCACGAGCTGGCCATCTATGCCAGGGATGCCCTGGCTAAGGCTGTCTACGATCGCTTGTTCTCCTGGTTGGTTCAGCGTCTGAACATCTCGCTCCAGGCGAAAGAGACGCGTGGAGCCAGGAACAATGTGATGGGCATCCTGGATATTTACGGGTTCGAGATCTTCCAAAAGAACAGCTTCGAGCAGTTCTGCATCAATTTCTGCAACGAGAAGCTGCAGCAGTTGTTCATCGAGCTGACCCTGAAATCGGAGCAGGATGAGTACAGGAGGGAGGGCATCGAATGGATACCCGTGGAGTACTTCGACAACAAGGTGATCTGCAATCTGATCGAGGAGAAGCACAAGGGCATCATCTCTATATTGGATGAGGAGTGCCTGCGACCGGGAGAACCCACGGATAAGACGTTCCTGGAGAAGCTCACCCAGAAACTGGCGCAGCATCATCACTACGTTTGCCATGAGAAGGCTCCGGCGCACATCAAGAAGATCATGCTGCGGGATGAGTTCCGTCTGGTCCACTATGCCGGCGAGGTCACCTACAGCGTCAATGGCTTCCTGGACAAGAACAACGATCTGCTGTTCAGGGATCTCAAGGAGACACTCAGCAAGGCGGGCAATGGCATTGTGAGGAGCTGCTTCCCGGAGAAGGAGCTCCGCAGCCTCAAGCGTCCCGAGACGGCCATCACCCAGTTCCGCGCTTCGCTGAACAACCTCATGGACATCCTGATGTGCAAGGAGCCCAGTTACATTCGCTGCATCAAGCCAAATGACCTGCAGACTGCCACCGTCTTTAACGATGAGTTGGTCCTCCACCAGGTCAAGTACCTGGGTCTGATGGAGAACCTGAGGGTGAGGCGAGCTGGTTTCGCCTACCGTCGCACCTATGACCTCTTCCTGGAGCGCTACAAGTCGCTGAGCAAGTCCACGTGGCCCAATTACAAGGGACCCGGCGGCCCTAAGGCGGGAGTCCAGCAGCTGGTCAAGGATCTGGGTTGGGACGAGGAGAAGTACCGGGTGGGCGAGACGAAGCTGTTCATCCGCTGGCCCAGGACCCTGTTCGATACGGAGGATGCCTACCAGGAGAAGAAGCACCAGATAGCCGCGATCATTCAGGCCCACTGGAAGGGTTTGGTGCAGAGGAGGAAGTACCTTAAGCTGCGTGCCCAGGTGATCATCCTGCAGAGCTATTGCAGGAGGAAGTTGGCCCAGCAGGCGGCCAAGAAGCGCCGTGAGGCGGCCGACAAGATCAGGGCCTTCATCAAGGGCTTCATCACGAGGAACGATGCTCCAAATGGCTTCAACGAGGAGTTCATCGCCAATGCCAAGCGAATGTGGCTGCTCCGGCTGGCCAAGGAGCTGCCCACCAAGGTGCTGGACAAGAGCTGGCCCCATGCCCCGGGACACTGTGTGGAGGCCTCTGGCATCCTGCACCGCCTGCATCGCCTCCATCTGGCCAGGATCTACCGCCTGAAACTGACGGCCCAGCAGAAGAGGCAGTTTGAGTTGAAGGTTCTCGCGGAGAAGGTCTTCAAGGACAAGAAGAACAACTATCCCAGTAGTGTGTCTAGCTGGTTCCAGGAGGATCGCATCCCCAAGGAGCACATCCAGCGGGTCAACGACTTTGTGGCCAGCACCTTTGGCAGCGAGCAGCTGAAGTACCAGTCCTTCTGCACCAAGTTCGATAGACATGGCTACAAGTCCCGCGATCGCTTTATCCTGCTGAGCAACAAGGCCGTCTACGTTCTGGACGGAAAGACCTACAAGCAGAAGCACCGCCTGCCGCTGGAGAAGATCGACTTCACGCTGACGAACCACAACGACGACCTGATGGTCATCCGGATACCGCTCGAGCTGAAGAAGGACAAGGGCGACCTGATCCTGATCATCCCCCACCTCATCGAGTTCAGCACCTATATCATCGATACCGTGGGAACAGCCTCCATTGTCTCCATTGTGGACAGAGATTC GGTGCAACACAATGTGGTCAAGGGCAAGGGCGGCGTCATCGACATCCAAACGGGCGCTGAGCCGGGTGTGGTTCGTGATAAGGGCCATCTAGTTATC ATTGGAACGCAATAA
- the LOC119553919 gene encoding unconventional myosin IC isoform X1 encodes MRHKYKCRQDLLEPGLDTSSPKADDSRYTSQLKMETGLHERDRAGVQDFVLLENYQDEGAFIENLKKRFQENLIYTYIGQVLVSVNPYKQLPIYTADHVKAYRNKHFYEMPPHIFAVTDNAFRSLIEENRGQCVLISGESGSGKTEASKKVLQFIAACSGNQTTVEGVKDRLLKSNPVLEAFGNAKTNRNDNSSRFGKYMDIQFDFKGAPIGGNILNYLLEKSRVVAQMGGERNFHIFYQLLAGADEDLLQELRLERALDKYSYLTDGLNGSVTSIDDADSFKQVQQALSVIDFSQEEQREIFGIVASILHLGNVAFNEVEGNAKVNSRDLVVTAARLLGVNASELEAALTHRTIDARGDVVTSPLNHELAIYARDALAKAVYDRLFSWLVQRLNISLQAKETRGARNNVMGILDIYGFEIFQKNSFEQFCINFCNEKLQQLFIELTLKSEQDEYRREGIEWIPVEYFDNKVICNLIEEKHKGIISILDEECLRPGEPTDKTFLEKLTQKLAQHHHYVCHEKAPAHIKKIMLRDEFRLVHYAGEVTYSVNGFLDKNNDLLFRDLKETLSKAGNGIVRSCFPEKELRSLKRPETAITQFRASLNNLMDILMCKEPSYIRCIKPNDLQTATVFNDELVLHQVKYLGLMENLRVRRAGFAYRRTYDLFLERYKSLSKSTWPNYKGPGGPKAGVQQLVKDLGWDEEKYRVGETKLFIRWPRTLFDTEDAYQEKKHQIAAIIQAHWKGLVQRRKYLKLRAQVIILQSYCRRKLAQQAAKKRREAADKIRAFIKGFITRNDAPNGFNEEFIANAKRMWLLRLAKELPTKVLDKSWPHAPGHCVEASGILHRLHRLHLARIYRLKLTAQQKRQFELKVLAEKVFKDKKNNYPSSVSSWFQEDRIPKEHIQRVNDFVASTFGSEQLKYQSFCTKFDRHGYKSRDRFILLSNKAVYVLDGKTYKQKHRLPLEKIDFTLTNHNDDLMVIRIPLELKKDKGDLILIIPHLIEFSTYIIDTVGTASIVSIVDRDSVQHNVVKGKGGVIDIQTGAEPGVVRDKGHLVIIGTQ; translated from the exons CTATACTTCTCAACTCAAAATGGAGACGGGTTTGCACGAAAGAGATCGTGCTGGAGTGCAGGACTTTGTGCTTTTGGAAAACTACCAGGACGAAGGTGCCTTCATTGAGAACTTGAAAAAGCGTTTCCAGGAGAACCTGATTTAT ACCTACATTGGCCAGGTGCTAGTCTCCGTGAATCCCTACAAGCAGCTGCCCATTTATACGGCTGACCATGTCAAGGCGTACAGGAACAAGCACTTCTACGAGATGCCCCCACACAT CTTCGCGGTGACCGACAATGCCTTCCGCTCGCTGATCGAGGAGAACCGTGGCCAGTGTGTTCTGATCTCCGGCGAGAGTGGTTCAGGCAAGACTGAGGCTTCCAAGAAGGTGCTGCAGTTCATAGCCGCCTGCTCCGGCAACCAGACGACTGTCGAGGGTGTAAAGGATCGTCTGCTGAAGAGTAATCCTGTCCTGGAAGCTTTCGGAAATGCCAAGACGAACAGGAACGACAACTCCTCCCGCTTTGGCAAGTACATGGACATCCAATTCGACTTCAAGGGAGCTCCCATCGGAGGTAACATCCTCAACTATCTGCTGGAGAAGTCGCGAGTGGTGGCCCAAATGGGTGGCGAGCGCAACTTCCACATCTTCTATCAACTGCTGGCCGGCGCCGATGAGGATCTTCTGCAGGAACTGCGTCTGGAGCGGGCTCTGGACAAATATAGCTACCTGACAGATGGG CTCAATGGCAGTGTGACGAGCATCGACGATGCGGATAGCTTCAAGCAGGTGCAGCAGGCCTTGAGTGTGATCGACTTCAGCCAGGAGGAGCAGCGCGAGATCTTCGGAATTGTGGCGAGTATCCTGCACCTGGGCAACGTCGCTTTCAACGAGGTGGAGGGCAATGCCAAGGTGAACAGCAGGGATCTGGTGGTCACCGCCGCTCGCTTGCTGGGCGTGAATGCCAGCGAACTGGAGGCCGCTTTGACGCACCGCACCATCGATGCTCGTGGGGATGTGGTCACTTCGCCACTCAACCACGAGCTGGCCATCTATGCCAGGGATGCCCTGGCTAAGGCTGTCTACGATCGCTTGTTCTCCTGGTTGGTTCAGCGTCTGAACATCTCGCTCCAGGCGAAAGAGACGCGTGGAGCCAGGAACAATGTGATGGGCATCCTGGATATTTACGGGTTCGAGATCTTCCAAAAGAACAGCTTCGAGCAGTTCTGCATCAATTTCTGCAACGAGAAGCTGCAGCAGTTGTTCATCGAGCTGACCCTGAAATCGGAGCAGGATGAGTACAGGAGGGAGGGCATCGAATGGATACCCGTGGAGTACTTCGACAACAAGGTGATCTGCAATCTGATCGAGGAGAAGCACAAGGGCATCATCTCTATATTGGATGAGGAGTGCCTGCGACCGGGAGAACCCACGGATAAGACGTTCCTGGAGAAGCTCACCCAGAAACTGGCGCAGCATCATCACTACGTTTGCCATGAGAAGGCTCCGGCGCACATCAAGAAGATCATGCTGCGGGATGAGTTCCGTCTGGTCCACTATGCCGGCGAGGTCACCTACAGCGTCAATGGCTTCCTGGACAAGAACAACGATCTGCTGTTCAGGGATCTCAAGGAGACACTCAGCAAGGCGGGCAATGGCATTGTGAGGAGCTGCTTCCCGGAGAAGGAGCTCCGCAGCCTCAAGCGTCCCGAGACGGCCATCACCCAGTTCCGCGCTTCGCTGAACAACCTCATGGACATCCTGATGTGCAAGGAGCCCAGTTACATTCGCTGCATCAAGCCAAATGACCTGCAGACTGCCACCGTCTTTAACGATGAGTTGGTCCTCCACCAGGTCAAGTACCTGGGTCTGATGGAGAACCTGAGGGTGAGGCGAGCTGGTTTCGCCTACCGTCGCACCTATGACCTCTTCCTGGAGCGCTACAAGTCGCTGAGCAAGTCCACGTGGCCCAATTACAAGGGACCCGGCGGCCCTAAGGCGGGAGTCCAGCAGCTGGTCAAGGATCTGGGTTGGGACGAGGAGAAGTACCGGGTGGGCGAGACGAAGCTGTTCATCCGCTGGCCCAGGACCCTGTTCGATACGGAGGATGCCTACCAGGAGAAGAAGCACCAGATAGCCGCGATCATTCAGGCCCACTGGAAGGGTTTGGTGCAGAGGAGGAAGTACCTTAAGCTGCGTGCCCAGGTGATCATCCTGCAGAGCTATTGCAGGAGGAAGTTGGCCCAGCAGGCGGCCAAGAAGCGCCGTGAGGCGGCCGACAAGATCAGGGCCTTCATCAAGGGCTTCATCACGAGGAACGATGCTCCAAATGGCTTCAACGAGGAGTTCATCGCCAATGCCAAGCGAATGTGGCTGCTCCGGCTGGCCAAGGAGCTGCCCACCAAGGTGCTGGACAAGAGCTGGCCCCATGCCCCGGGACACTGTGTGGAGGCCTCTGGCATCCTGCACCGCCTGCATCGCCTCCATCTGGCCAGGATCTACCGCCTGAAACTGACGGCCCAGCAGAAGAGGCAGTTTGAGTTGAAGGTTCTCGCGGAGAAGGTCTTCAAGGACAAGAAGAACAACTATCCCAGTAGTGTGTCTAGCTGGTTCCAGGAGGATCGCATCCCCAAGGAGCACATCCAGCGGGTCAACGACTTTGTGGCCAGCACCTTTGGCAGCGAGCAGCTGAAGTACCAGTCCTTCTGCACCAAGTTCGATAGACATGGCTACAAGTCCCGCGATCGCTTTATCCTGCTGAGCAACAAGGCCGTCTACGTTCTGGACGGAAAGACCTACAAGCAGAAGCACCGCCTGCCGCTGGAGAAGATCGACTTCACGCTGACGAACCACAACGACGACCTGATGGTCATCCGGATACCGCTCGAGCTGAAGAAGGACAAGGGCGACCTGATCCTGATCATCCCCCACCTCATCGAGTTCAGCACCTATATCATCGATACCGTGGGAACAGCCTCCATTGTCTCCATTGTGGACAGAGATTC GGTGCAACACAATGTGGTCAAGGGCAAGGGCGGCGTCATCGACATCCAAACGGGCGCTGAGCCGGGTGTGGTTCGTGATAAGGGCCATCTAGTTATC ATTGGAACGCAATAA
- the LOC119553919 gene encoding unconventional myosin IC isoform X2, whose amino-acid sequence MYIEIQSLACGLMEDKNFLDYTSQLKMETGLHERDRAGVQDFVLLENYQDEGAFIENLKKRFQENLIYTYIGQVLVSVNPYKQLPIYTADHVKAYRNKHFYEMPPHIFAVTDNAFRSLIEENRGQCVLISGESGSGKTEASKKVLQFIAACSGNQTTVEGVKDRLLKSNPVLEAFGNAKTNRNDNSSRFGKYMDIQFDFKGAPIGGNILNYLLEKSRVVAQMGGERNFHIFYQLLAGADEDLLQELRLERALDKYSYLTDGLNGSVTSIDDADSFKQVQQALSVIDFSQEEQREIFGIVASILHLGNVAFNEVEGNAKVNSRDLVVTAARLLGVNASELEAALTHRTIDARGDVVTSPLNHELAIYARDALAKAVYDRLFSWLVQRLNISLQAKETRGARNNVMGILDIYGFEIFQKNSFEQFCINFCNEKLQQLFIELTLKSEQDEYRREGIEWIPVEYFDNKVICNLIEEKHKGIISILDEECLRPGEPTDKTFLEKLTQKLAQHHHYVCHEKAPAHIKKIMLRDEFRLVHYAGEVTYSVNGFLDKNNDLLFRDLKETLSKAGNGIVRSCFPEKELRSLKRPETAITQFRASLNNLMDILMCKEPSYIRCIKPNDLQTATVFNDELVLHQVKYLGLMENLRVRRAGFAYRRTYDLFLERYKSLSKSTWPNYKGPGGPKAGVQQLVKDLGWDEEKYRVGETKLFIRWPRTLFDTEDAYQEKKHQIAAIIQAHWKGLVQRRKYLKLRAQVIILQSYCRRKLAQQAAKKRREAADKIRAFIKGFITRNDAPNGFNEEFIANAKRMWLLRLAKELPTKVLDKSWPHAPGHCVEASGILHRLHRLHLARIYRLKLTAQQKRQFELKVLAEKVFKDKKNNYPSSVSSWFQEDRIPKEHIQRVNDFVASTFGSEQLKYQSFCTKFDRHGYKSRDRFILLSNKAVYVLDGKTYKQKHRLPLEKIDFTLTNHNDDLMVIRIPLELKKDKGDLILIIPHLIEFSTYIIDTVGTASIVSIVDRDSVQHNVVKGKGGVIDIQTGAEPGVVRDKGHLVIIGTQ is encoded by the exons atgtACATTGAAATTCAATCTTTAGCCTGCGGTCTAATGGAAGACAAAAATTTTCTAGA CTATACTTCTCAACTCAAAATGGAGACGGGTTTGCACGAAAGAGATCGTGCTGGAGTGCAGGACTTTGTGCTTTTGGAAAACTACCAGGACGAAGGTGCCTTCATTGAGAACTTGAAAAAGCGTTTCCAGGAGAACCTGATTTAT ACCTACATTGGCCAGGTGCTAGTCTCCGTGAATCCCTACAAGCAGCTGCCCATTTATACGGCTGACCATGTCAAGGCGTACAGGAACAAGCACTTCTACGAGATGCCCCCACACAT CTTCGCGGTGACCGACAATGCCTTCCGCTCGCTGATCGAGGAGAACCGTGGCCAGTGTGTTCTGATCTCCGGCGAGAGTGGTTCAGGCAAGACTGAGGCTTCCAAGAAGGTGCTGCAGTTCATAGCCGCCTGCTCCGGCAACCAGACGACTGTCGAGGGTGTAAAGGATCGTCTGCTGAAGAGTAATCCTGTCCTGGAAGCTTTCGGAAATGCCAAGACGAACAGGAACGACAACTCCTCCCGCTTTGGCAAGTACATGGACATCCAATTCGACTTCAAGGGAGCTCCCATCGGAGGTAACATCCTCAACTATCTGCTGGAGAAGTCGCGAGTGGTGGCCCAAATGGGTGGCGAGCGCAACTTCCACATCTTCTATCAACTGCTGGCCGGCGCCGATGAGGATCTTCTGCAGGAACTGCGTCTGGAGCGGGCTCTGGACAAATATAGCTACCTGACAGATGGG CTCAATGGCAGTGTGACGAGCATCGACGATGCGGATAGCTTCAAGCAGGTGCAGCAGGCCTTGAGTGTGATCGACTTCAGCCAGGAGGAGCAGCGCGAGATCTTCGGAATTGTGGCGAGTATCCTGCACCTGGGCAACGTCGCTTTCAACGAGGTGGAGGGCAATGCCAAGGTGAACAGCAGGGATCTGGTGGTCACCGCCGCTCGCTTGCTGGGCGTGAATGCCAGCGAACTGGAGGCCGCTTTGACGCACCGCACCATCGATGCTCGTGGGGATGTGGTCACTTCGCCACTCAACCACGAGCTGGCCATCTATGCCAGGGATGCCCTGGCTAAGGCTGTCTACGATCGCTTGTTCTCCTGGTTGGTTCAGCGTCTGAACATCTCGCTCCAGGCGAAAGAGACGCGTGGAGCCAGGAACAATGTGATGGGCATCCTGGATATTTACGGGTTCGAGATCTTCCAAAAGAACAGCTTCGAGCAGTTCTGCATCAATTTCTGCAACGAGAAGCTGCAGCAGTTGTTCATCGAGCTGACCCTGAAATCGGAGCAGGATGAGTACAGGAGGGAGGGCATCGAATGGATACCCGTGGAGTACTTCGACAACAAGGTGATCTGCAATCTGATCGAGGAGAAGCACAAGGGCATCATCTCTATATTGGATGAGGAGTGCCTGCGACCGGGAGAACCCACGGATAAGACGTTCCTGGAGAAGCTCACCCAGAAACTGGCGCAGCATCATCACTACGTTTGCCATGAGAAGGCTCCGGCGCACATCAAGAAGATCATGCTGCGGGATGAGTTCCGTCTGGTCCACTATGCCGGCGAGGTCACCTACAGCGTCAATGGCTTCCTGGACAAGAACAACGATCTGCTGTTCAGGGATCTCAAGGAGACACTCAGCAAGGCGGGCAATGGCATTGTGAGGAGCTGCTTCCCGGAGAAGGAGCTCCGCAGCCTCAAGCGTCCCGAGACGGCCATCACCCAGTTCCGCGCTTCGCTGAACAACCTCATGGACATCCTGATGTGCAAGGAGCCCAGTTACATTCGCTGCATCAAGCCAAATGACCTGCAGACTGCCACCGTCTTTAACGATGAGTTGGTCCTCCACCAGGTCAAGTACCTGGGTCTGATGGAGAACCTGAGGGTGAGGCGAGCTGGTTTCGCCTACCGTCGCACCTATGACCTCTTCCTGGAGCGCTACAAGTCGCTGAGCAAGTCCACGTGGCCCAATTACAAGGGACCCGGCGGCCCTAAGGCGGGAGTCCAGCAGCTGGTCAAGGATCTGGGTTGGGACGAGGAGAAGTACCGGGTGGGCGAGACGAAGCTGTTCATCCGCTGGCCCAGGACCCTGTTCGATACGGAGGATGCCTACCAGGAGAAGAAGCACCAGATAGCCGCGATCATTCAGGCCCACTGGAAGGGTTTGGTGCAGAGGAGGAAGTACCTTAAGCTGCGTGCCCAGGTGATCATCCTGCAGAGCTATTGCAGGAGGAAGTTGGCCCAGCAGGCGGCCAAGAAGCGCCGTGAGGCGGCCGACAAGATCAGGGCCTTCATCAAGGGCTTCATCACGAGGAACGATGCTCCAAATGGCTTCAACGAGGAGTTCATCGCCAATGCCAAGCGAATGTGGCTGCTCCGGCTGGCCAAGGAGCTGCCCACCAAGGTGCTGGACAAGAGCTGGCCCCATGCCCCGGGACACTGTGTGGAGGCCTCTGGCATCCTGCACCGCCTGCATCGCCTCCATCTGGCCAGGATCTACCGCCTGAAACTGACGGCCCAGCAGAAGAGGCAGTTTGAGTTGAAGGTTCTCGCGGAGAAGGTCTTCAAGGACAAGAAGAACAACTATCCCAGTAGTGTGTCTAGCTGGTTCCAGGAGGATCGCATCCCCAAGGAGCACATCCAGCGGGTCAACGACTTTGTGGCCAGCACCTTTGGCAGCGAGCAGCTGAAGTACCAGTCCTTCTGCACCAAGTTCGATAGACATGGCTACAAGTCCCGCGATCGCTTTATCCTGCTGAGCAACAAGGCCGTCTACGTTCTGGACGGAAAGACCTACAAGCAGAAGCACCGCCTGCCGCTGGAGAAGATCGACTTCACGCTGACGAACCACAACGACGACCTGATGGTCATCCGGATACCGCTCGAGCTGAAGAAGGACAAGGGCGACCTGATCCTGATCATCCCCCACCTCATCGAGTTCAGCACCTATATCATCGATACCGTGGGAACAGCCTCCATTGTCTCCATTGTGGACAGAGATTC GGTGCAACACAATGTGGTCAAGGGCAAGGGCGGCGTCATCGACATCCAAACGGGCGCTGAGCCGGGTGTGGTTCGTGATAAGGGCCATCTAGTTATC ATTGGAACGCAATAA